Within the Enterobacter bugandensis genome, the region TATCGCCCGTACCGGCAAACTTACCGCCGTAGGCGCGGTAGTTATTGGTCACCACCAGGAAGGTGGCATTCGGGTCGATCGCCTTGCCGTTGAACGTCAGGTTTTTGATGCGTTCGGCCTGCGGATTAATCGCCTGGCACTCGCCGTCATATTTCGCCGGCTGGGTGACGTCAATCTGGTAATTTACGCCGTCGATCACGTCGAAGTTGTAGGTGCGGAAGCCATCCCAGTTAATCAGCGGCTGTGGTTTACTGCTCTTCGGGTCGATCTGGTTAAACTGCCCGGCGGAGCATTCCAGCCACTCCTTCACCTCTTTCCCCGTGGCTTTAACCACCACCAGGGTATTCGGGTAGAGATAGAGATCGGCGGCGTTACGGAAGGTGAGCTGGCCTTTTTCGACCTCAACATAGCTTGCCGGGTCGTTCTTGCGTCCGCCCACTTTGAATGGCGCAGCGGCAGACAGCACCGGCAGTTTTGCCAGATCCGGATCGCCCTGAACAAAGTGTTCGGCATAGGCTTTCTGGGCCATGTTGACTACCTGAACGGTCGGATCGTCCTGCACCAGTGCCAGGAAGCTGTACATATTGTCGGCGGATTTGCCGATCGGCTTGCTGACGAATTCGCGGGTGGCGTCGTGGTCGTGCTTCAGCACGTCGACCAGCTTTTTATCTTCCGCGGCCAGGGATTTTTTAGCCGCCGCGTCGTAAATTGGGCGCGCTTCGGCTTTTGACTGCGTCACCTTCCAGCTGCCGCTGTCGTTATTTAGCACCAGATCCACCACGCCAAGGTGGTCGCCCCACATGCCCGGCATCACCGACGGTACGCCGTTGAGCGTCCCTTTCTCGATATCCGCCCCTTTAATGCTGGCAAAGTCTTTGCCCGGGAAAACGGCGTGAGCGTGGCCGAACAGGATCGCGTCAACGCCCGGGACTTCGCTCAGATAGTAAACGGAGTTCTCCGCCATGGCCTGATACGGATCGGCGGAGAGACCCGAGTGGGCGACAATCACCACCAGATCCGCGCCTTTCGCGCGCATTTCCGGCACGTACTTGCGCGCGGTTTCGGTAATGTCATTAACGGTCACTTTGCCGTCGAGGTTGGCTTTATCCCAGGTCATGATCTGCGGCGGTACGAAGCCGATATAGCCGATTTTCAGCGTCTGCTTTTTACCGTCCCGATCGACAACTTCACTCTCTTTAATCAGGTAAGGGGTAAAGAGCGGCTTTTGCGTCTTAACGTCGATGATATTAGCGTTAACGTACGGGAACTTCGCGCCGGCCAGCGCATCGTGCAGGTATTTCAGGCCGTAGTTAAATTCGTGGTTGCCCAGGTTGCCGACGGCATAGTCCAGCGTGTTCATCGCTTTATAAACGGGATGGATCTCGCCTTTCTTCAGACCTTTTGCCGCCATGTAGTCGCCGAGCGGGCTGCCCTGAATGAGATCGCCGTTGTCCACCAGCACGCTATTTTTGACTTCACCCCGCGCGGCGTTGATCAAACTTGCTGTACGTACCAGTCCGAATTTTTCCGTAGGGGTATCTTTGTAGTAATCGAAGTCCATCATATTGCTGTGCAGATCGGTCGTTTCCAGAATACGCAGATCTACCGTCGCCGCCTGCACGCTCGCTGCAATCAGCGTCGCCAGAAGCGTTGCACTAAACTTAATCATCAGAGGAGTCCTTTTTTCGATCCGTTCCACAAAAGAGTATGTATCTATCGTTTGTTGCTTACAGAAATGTGAATCCTGACAGAAAAAAGCGACCTGAAACCGGAATTGCTTCACAGATAGCGGAATTGTTCACATTACGATATAACTAAAACAAAGAGTTAACCTCACTGCGTTAACAAAGAGGTGGAAAATGCTAGATAAGATTTGTCAGCTCGCACGGGATGCGGGAGATGCCATCATGCAGGTGTATGACGGTGTTAAACCGATGGAGGTCGTCAGCAAGGCGGACGACTCCCCGGTCACGGCGGCCGATATCGCGGCGCATAAGGTGATCCTGCAAGGTCTGCAGGCCTTAACGCCGGATATCCCCGTTCTGTCTGAAGAAGCGCCGCAAAGCTGGGACGAGCGCCAGCACTGGCAGCGCTACTGGCTGGTCGATCCGCTGGACGGGACAAAAGAGTTCATCAAGCGCAACGGTGAGTTCACCGTCAATATTGCCCTGATTGAGAAGGGTAAAGCGGTGCTCGGCGTGGTCTACGCGCCGGTAATGAAGGTGATGTACAGCGCCGCTGAAGGGAAAGCCTGGAAGGAGGAGTGCGGCGTACGCAAGCAAATCCAGGTGCGCGATGCCCGTCCACCGCTGGTGGTGATTAGCCGCTCGCACAGCGACAGCGAGCTGGAGGAATACCTGCAACAGCTGGGTGAACACCAGACCACCTCGATTGGCTCGTCGCTGAAATTCTGCCTGGTGGCGGAAGGTCAGGCGCAGCTGTATCCGCGCTTTGGGCCAACTAACGTCTGGGATACCGCGGCAGGCCATGCCGTTGCCGCGGCCGCCGGGGCGCATGTCCATGACTGGCAGGGCAAGCCGCTGGACTACACCCCGCGCGAATCATTCCTCAACCCCGGCTTCCGCGTCTCTCTTTACTGAGCCAGCAGTTTGTGCAGCAGGGCGACAACCTGCTGCACCTCTTCCTGAGTTAACGCGCCGTCTTTCACCCACTGCACGCGGCCGTCCTTATCCAGCACTACAATCGCGGAGCTCTCTTCCTCAAGCTGCCAGGCCTTACGCGTCACGCCGTTGCTGTCGACGATAAACTGGGACCACGGGTAGAGCTTTTTATTGCTCTCAAGGCTTGAGCGCACAAACATCCCGGAGCCCGGAATGGCATCATCGGTGTTCACAATCGTGGTGGTCTGGTAGCGGTCATGGGGGAATTTTGCGGCCTTGATCGCCTCCACCAGGCTGGCATTCTTCTCTTTTGCGGATGTACGACCGGCAATATGTTGTACAACTCTCACTTTGCCCGCGAGCTGCGCGCTATTCCAGGCTTTATAGCTAAACTTATCATTGTCGAGAATCAATTCTCCCCGGTCAGCAATGCCGACTGGCGGTACACGTTGTCCTTTTTCAATGCTGTGAGCGGAAGCCCACAGGGGCAGCAGCAGGCAGGCTGCCGCAAGGATGTTACGTAGGGTCATGGCGTTTCCTTATTGTTTGCAGGTGATCCGACCACTTGGTCATACGCTTTTAATCATAAGTGCGATCAATGTGGTTTTCCCGCAATCCGAGTGCCAGTTTGCGGGTGAACGCACATATCCATGAAAAAACGACGGCTTATACTGCTCTCTATCACGCTTTGCAAAGATTATTCTGAATAATTGTAATCAAACGGTAAATAAACTTATGCACACTGGGTAACACCGTAGTTCTGGTCTATAGTCATTGGGCATCAAAATTTGCGCTCAGGACAGTCGGGCCGATTGTGGCACCGCAAGAGCGTATGATTCGCAGGAGATACAAGAATGAAAATTTTCCAACGCTACAACCCGCTTCAGGTGGCGAAGTACGTGAAGATCCTGTTCCGTGGACGGTTGTATATCAAGGATGTTGGCGCTTTTGAGTTTGATAAGGGCAAGATCCTTGTCCCAAAAGTGAAGGACAAACAGCACCTGTCTGTGATGTCCGAAGTCAACCGTCAGGTTATGCGTCTGCAAACTGAGATGGCTTAACCAACGTGCTATGCAGTAGGTAGTTAAAAAGACGGCTCCCGATGGGAGCCGTTGATGTTTGTGGGGGTAGGTACGTTACGCCGACACCTTCTCTTCCGCGTCCGGCAGCTTCGGCACCAGTACGGTCGGCTTGTTGTCGATACGCGTCACCAGCAGCTGGTCGATGCGATAGTTATCAATATCCACCACCTCAAACTTGTAGCCGGAGAACTTCACCGAGTCGGTGCGTTTCGGGATTTTACGCAGCATAAACATCATAAAGCCGCCGATGGTTTCGTAGTTACCGGACTGCGGGAACTCGTCGATATCCAGCACGCGCATGACGTCTTCAATCGGCGTACCGCCGTCGATCAGCCATGAATTATCGTCACGCTGAACAATCTGCTCTTCCAGTCCCTGGCCAACCAGGTCTCCCATCAGCGTGGTCATCACGTCGTTCAGCGTGATGATACCCACCACCAGCGCGTATTCATTCATGATCACCGCGAAGTCTTCCCCGGCGGTTTTGAAACTTTCCAGCGCTTCGGAGAGCGTCAGGGTGTCCGGCACAATCAGGGTATTGCGGATCTGCACGCCGCTGTTCAGCGCCAGGCTCTGGTTTGCCAGCACGCGGTTCAGCAGGTCTTTGGAGTCGACGTAACCGATGATGTGGTCGATATCTTCATTACAGACCAGGAACTTGGAGTGAGGATGCTGCGCTACTTTGTTCTTCAGGCTCTGCTCATCTTCATGTAAATCGAACCAGATAATGTTTTCGCGGCCCGTCATGGAAGAGGGCACGGTACGGGATTCCAGTTCAAATACGTTCTCAATCAGCTCGTGTTCCTGCTTACGCAGCACTCCGGCCAGCGCGCCGGCTTCCACCACCGCATAAATGTCGTCAGAGGTGATGTCGTCTTTACGCACCATTGGCAGCTTAAAGATGCGGAAAATCACGTTCGCCAGGCCGTTGAAGAACCACACCAGCGGACGAAACACGTACAGACAGAAGCGCATCGGGTTGATGATACGCAAAGCTACAGCTTCTGGCGCAATCATACCGATGCGTTTCGGGGTCAGGTCTGCAAAGAGGATGAACAGGCCGGTTACCAGCGAGAAGGAGAGAATAAAGCTCAGCTGTTCGGCAAGCTCAGCGGACATGTATTTGACAAAGAGGCTATAAAACGCTGGAGAAAAGGCCGCATCGCCCACGATACCGCCGAGAATGGCGACCGCGTTAAGGCCAATCTGCACCACGGTGAAGAACATGCCGGGGTTTTCCTGCATTTTCAGGATGCGGGTGGCATTGATGTTGCCCTCGTCGGCAAGCAGCTTCAGTTTGATTTTACGGGACGCGGCCAGCGAGATCTCAGATATCGAGAAAAATGCACTGACGGCAATAAGACAAAGTATTACTAAAATACTGTTTAACATAGTTTATCCGGCTTCTCGCCAGATCCTCAGAAGGGGAGTTGATACCATTTGTGTGAAAACACGTAGAACGTCAGCTCGTAGCGTTGAGCCGATTATTTCAGCGGTAGTATAGCGTAAAGAGATGTAAATCTGCCAGAGGTCACATTTTTGGCATAAAACAGACCGGACAGCGTGCGCTGTCCGGTACGGGTGACGATTTAACGGTTAATAATCAGGCCAGCTGTGGCGGCAGGCAGACGCCGATGCCCCCGATGCCGCAGTAGCCGTACGGGTTTTTGTGCAGATACTGCTGATGATCGTCCTCGGCATAGTAGAACGGCTTCGCGGTGGCGATTTCCGTGGTCACCTCGCGCGTATCGCCTGCTTCACGCATGGCCTGCTGGAAACGCTCAAGGCTGGCGCGCGCGGCGGCGTCCTGCTCAGGCGTGAGCGGATAAATGGCCGAGCGATACTGTGTGCCGTGGTCGTTGCCCTGACGCATGCCCTGCGCCGGGTCATGATTCTCCCAAAAGACCTGCAGGAGCTGTTCGTAGCTGATGACCGTCGGGTCATATACCACGCGGACCGCTTCCGCATGGCCGGTTTCGCCGGAGCAGACTTCGCGGTAGGTTGGGTTTGGCGTGTAGCCGCCCGTGTAGCCGGCCGCGGTGCTGTAAACGCCGGGCAGCTGCCAAAAGAGGCGCTCAACGCCCCAGAAGCAGCCCATGGCGAACAGGGCGATTTCCATTCCATCAGGAACGTTGGTCATTGAATGGTTATTGACGGCGTGTAAGGTCGCCATAGGCATAGGGGTGTTGCGTCCCGGTAATGCATCAGCTTGTGAAACCAGATGCTTCTTGTCGAATAAACTCACGATGGGGCCTCCCGGGGTGCGATGTTTCGGTTAAGGTTGTCACGAAGCGTTTAATTGAACACAATAAATGCGCTGAATGAGACTAGATTTAATCATAAGAAATATTTGGGTGTTACACCCGTTTTCAACCCACGATTTGGGTTTTTGGCTTCCGGGCCGTATTTTGCCGCACGGCGGCGCTTCATTTGCTTCCAGGGTGGAAAAGGGATATTCAGGAGAAAACGTGACAAAAATCCGCCAGTTATGTTTAGTCAGTGTATTGCTGACAAGCGGGGTTGCCAGCGCGGCGAATGTCCGTTTGCAGGTTGAGGGGTTATCCGGGACGCTGGAAAAAAACGTGCGTGCGCAGCTGTCGACCATCCAGAGCGATGAGGTGACGCCGGACCGGCGTTTTCGCGCGCGCGTGGATGACGCGATCCGTGAAGGGCTAAAAGCGCTGGGGTATTACGAACCCACCATTGATTTCGATCTCCGCCCGCCGCCAAAGAAGGGGCGTCAGGTGCTTATTGCCCGCGTCTCGCCGGGCGAGCCGGTGCTGATTGGCGGCACGAACGTCATCCTGCGCGGCGGTGCGCGCACCGACCGCGACTACCTGGACCTGCTCAGCACGCGGCCGAAAATCGGCACCGTGCTCAACCACGGTGACTACGACCACTTCAAAAAAGAGCTGACGAGCGTCTCTCTGCGCAAAGGCTACTTCGACAGCCAGTTCAATAAAAGCCAGCTGGGCATCGCGCTGGAGCGACGTCAGGCCTTCTGGGATATTGACTACGACAGCGGTGAGCGCTACCGCTTTGGCGATGTAACGTTTGAAGGTTCGCAAATTCGTGAAGAATATCTGCAAAACCTCGTGCCGTTTAAAAAAGGCGATTACTACCAGTCGAGCGATCTTGCGGAGCTGAACCGTCGCCTCTCCGCTACCGGCTGGTTTAACTCCGTAGTTGTCGCACCGGAATTTGATAAGTCTCGCAAAACCAAGGTGTTGCCGCTGCACGGCGTTGTCTCGCCGCGCACCGAGAACACCATTGAGACCGGTGTTGGCTACTCGACAGACGTCGGTCCGCGCGTGAAGACCTCCTGGAAAAAACCGTGGATGAACTCCTACGGCCACAGCCTGACCACCAGCGCCAGCATTTCCGCACCGGAACAGCAGCTTGATTTCAGCTATAAAATTCCGCTGCTGAAAAACCCGCTTGAGCAATATTACCTGGTGCAGGGCGGCTTTAAGCGTACCGATTTGAACGATACCGAGCAGGACTCGACAACGCTTGCGGTTTCACGCTTCTGGGATCTCTCCAGCGGCTGGCAGCGCGCCATTAACCTGCGCTGGAGCCTTGATCACTTTACCCAGGCAAACGTCACCAACACCACTATGCTGCTTTATCCGGGCGTGATGATCAGCCGTACCCGCTCGCGCGGCGGCCTGATGCCAACCTGGGGTGATTCACAGCGGTACTCTATCGACTACTCCAATACGATGTGGGGCTCTGACGTCGACTTCACGGTGGTGCAGGCGCAAAACGTCTGGATCCGCACGCTGTATGACAAACACCGCTTTGTAATGCGCGGCAATCTCGGCTGGATTGAGACGGGGGATTTCGAGCGCGTTCCGCCGGACCTGCGCTTCTTCGCCGGGGGCGACCGCAGCATTCGCGGGTATAAGTACAAATCGATCTCACCTGAAAACGAAAAAGGCCAGCTGACCGGGGCATCCAAACTGGCGACCGGATCGCTGGAGTATCAGTACAACGTCAGCGGCAAGTGGTGGGGAGCCATGTTTGTTGACGGTGGTGAAGCGGTGAACGATATCCGCCGCAGCGATTTCAAAACCGGTGCAGGCGTGGGCGTACGCTGGCAATCACCCGTCGGGCCCATCAAGCTCGACTTCGCCGTGCCGGTGGGCGACAAAGATGAACACGGATTACAGTTTTACATCGGTCTGGGGCCTGAATTATGAGTTTATGGAAGAAAATAAGCCTCGGGGTGCTGATTTTTATCGTGCTGCTGCTCGGTACGGTGGCGTTTCTGGTGGGAACGACGACCGGGCTGCATCTGCTGTTTAACGCCGCGAACCGGTGGGTGCCGGGGCTGGAAATTGGTCAGGTAACGGGCGGCTGGCGCGACCTGCATCTGAAGAACATCCGCTACGAGCAGCCGGGCGTGGCGGTCAACGCCGGGGAATTCCATCTCGCGGTGAAGCTGGGCTGCCTGCGGGACAGCAAGCTCTGCGTGAACGATCTGTCGCTAAAAGACGTCAACGTGGCGATAGACTCAAAGAAAATGCCGAAGTCTGCGCCGGTTGAGGAAGAGGACAGCGGCCCGCTGAATCTCTCCACGCCGTACCCGATTGCGCTCTATCGGGTGGCGCTCGATAACGTCAATATCAAAATCGACGACACCACCGTTTCGGTGATGGATTTCACCTCCGGCCTGCGCTGGCAGGAGAAAAACCTCACCCTGACGCCAACCTCGCTGCAGGGGTTGCTGATCGCGCTGCCGAAAGTGGCGGACGTGGCGCAGGAAGAGATCGTCGAACCGAAGATCCAGAACCCGCAGCCGGAAGAGAAGCCGCTGGGCGAAACGCTGAAAGAACTCTTCTCGAAGCCTGTCCTGCCTGAAATGACCGACGTGCATCTGCCGCTGAACCTCAACATTGAGGAGTTCAAAGGCGAACAGCTGCGCCTGACCGGCGACACCGATCTGACGGTCTTTAACATGCTGCTGAAAGTCAGCAGTATTGACGGCAACATGAAGCTCGACGCGCTGGATATCGATACCAACCAAGGCTCGGTGAACGCGTCAGGCAACGCCCTGCTGCGCGACAGCTGGCCGGTGGATATCACCCTCAATAGCGCCCTGAATATCGACCCGCTGAAGGGCGAAAAAGTGAAGGTTAAAGTGGGCGGGGCGCTGCGCGAGAAGCTGGATATCGGGGTGAATCTCTCCGGCCCGGTAGACATGGCCCTGCGCGCGCAAACCCAGCTGGCGGAAGCCGGGCTGCCGCTCAATCTGGAGGTTGTCAGCAAGCAGCTTTACTGGCCGTTTACCGGCGAAAAACAGTATCAGGCCGACGATCTGAAGCTGAAGCTGAGCGGCAAGATGACCGACTACACGCTCTCGTTCCGCACTGCGGTGAAGGGGCAGGGCGTGCCGCCCGCGACCATCACGCTGGATGCAAAAGGCAACGAACAGCAGGTTAACCTCGACAAGCTGACCGTCGCGGCGCTGGAAGGCAAAACGGAACTGACTGCGCTGCTCGACTGGCAGCAGGCGATCAGCTGGCGCGGCGAGCTGAAGCTGACGGGAATTAACACCGCCAAAGAGGTGCCGGACTGGCCGTCGAAGCTGGACGGGCTGATCAAAACCCGCGGCAGCCTCTACGGCGGCACGTGGCAGATGGACGTGCCGGAAATCAAGCTCACCGGGAACGTGAAGCAGAACAAGGTGAACGTTGAAGGCTCGGTGAAGGGCAACAGCTACCTGCAGTGGATTATCCCGGGACTGCACGTGGCGCTGGGCCGCAACATGGCGGATATCAAAGGCGAGCTGGGGGTAAAAGATCTCAATCTTGACGCCACCATCGACGCGCCGAATCTGGATAACGCCCTGCCGGGTCTGGGCGGTACGGCGAAAGGACTCCTGAAAGTGCGCGGCACCGTGGACGCGCCGCAGCTGCTGGCAGATATCACCGCCAACAATCTGCGCTGGCAGGAGCTGAGCGTTGCCCGCGTCCGCGTGGAAGGGGATGTGAAATCCACCGATCAGATCGGCGGCAACCTGAACCTGCGCGTGGAGCGCATTTCCCAGCCGGACGTGAACATTAGCCTGGTGACTCTGGACGCCAAAGGGAACGAGAAGCAGCACGACCTCCAGCTGCGCGTGCAGGGCGAGCCCGTCTCCGGCCAGCTTCACCTGACCGGCAGCTTCGACCGGAAGGAAACGCGCTGGAAAGGAACGCTGGACAACACCCGCTTCAACACCCCGGTGGGGCCGCTGACGCTCTCGCGCTCCATTGCGCTGGACTACCGCAACGCCGAGCAGAAGATCAGCATCGGGCCTCACTGCTGGACCAACCCGAACGCGGAGCTGTGCGTGCCGCAGACCATTGATGCGGGGGCGGAAGGGCGCGCGCAAATCAACCTGAACCGCTTCGATCTGGCGATGCTGAAACCGTTTATGCCGGACACCACGCAGGCCAGCGGCGTCTTCAGCGGGAAAGCCGATGTCGCCTGGGATACCACCAAAGAGGGGCTGCCGCAGGGCAGCGTCACGCTTTCCGGGCGCAACGTGAAGGTAACGCAGGAGGTGAACGACGCGCCGCTGCCGGTGGCCTTCGACACCCTGAATGTGAGTGCAGACCTGCATAACAACCGTGCGGAGCTGGGGTGGCTTATCCGTCTGACCAACAACGGCCAGATGGACGGGCAGATACAGATTACCGATCCGCAGGGGCGGCGCAATCTGGGCGGCAACGTCAATATTCGTAACTTCAACCTGGCGATGGTCAACCCGATCTTCGCCCGCGGGGAAAAAGCCGAGGGCATGGTGAATGCCAACCTGCGTCTGGCGGGCAACGCGCAAAGCCCTCAGCTGTTCGGTCAGCTGCGGCTCAGCGGTGTGGATATCGACGGTAACTTTATGCCATTCGATATGCAGCCCAGCCAGATTGCGATGAACTTCAACGGCATGAGCTCGACGCTGAACGGCTCGGTATTAACTCAGCAGGGGCAAATCAACCTGAGCGGCGACGCGGACTGGAGCCAGCTCGACAACTGGCGCGCCCGTATTGCCGCGAAAGGCAGTAAGGTGCGCATCACCGTACCGCCAATGGTGCGCCTGGACGTCTCGCCGGACGTGGTCTTTGAGGCGACGCCAAGCCTCTTCACCCTGGATGGCCGCGTGGACGTGCCGTGGGCGCGCATAGTGGTTCACGAGGTGCCGGAAAGCGCGGTCGGCGTCTCCAGTGATGAAGTTATGCTCAATGAAAATCTGAAACCTGCCGAAGAGAAGAGCGCTGGCATACCGATTAATAGTAACCTTATTGTACATGTGGGAAATAACGTGCGGTTGGATGCGTTTGGGCTGAAGGCGAGGCTCACGGGCGACCTGAAAGTGGCGCAGGATAAACAAGGGCTTGGCCTCAACGGGCAGATCAATATTCCTGAAGGGCGTTTTCATGCCTATGGTCAGGATCTGATTGTCCGTAAAGGCGAGCTGCTGTTCTCCGGCCCACCGGATCAACCGCTGTTGAACATCGAAGCGATTCGTAACCCGGAAGCGACGGAAAACGACGTCATTGCTGGCGTACGCGTCACCGGCTCTGCCGACGAACCGAAGGCGGAGATCTTCTCCGACCCGGCGATGTCGCAGCAGGAAGCCCTCTCTTATCTGCTGCGCGGACAAGGTCTGGACAGCGGACAAAGCGACAGTGCGGCGATGACCTCAATGTTGGTCGGTCTGGGGGTTGCACAAAGTGGGCAGGTTGTGGGTAAAATCGGCGAGACGTTCGGCGTAAGCAATCTGGCGCTGGACACCCAGGGCGTGGGTGACTCCTCGCAGGTGGTGGTCAGCGGCTATGTACTGCCGGGTCTGCAGGTAAAATATGGTGTGGGGATCTTTGACTCACTGGCAACACTCACGTTACGCTATCGCCTGATGCCTAAGCTATATCTGGAAGCAGTGTCCGGCGTAGACCAGGCACTTGATCTGCTCTATCAGTTTGAGTTTTAGCAATGCGAATATTTGTCTACGGCAGTTTACGAACCAGGCAAGGCAACAGTCACTGGATGACCAATGCCCAGCTACTGGGGAATTACAATATCGAGAACTACCAGTTGTACAGCCTGGGCCACTATCCAGGCGCGGTTCCCGGCGAAGGAACAGTACAGGGTGAAGTTTATCGTATTGATAATGCTACACTTGCCGAACTTGATGCCTTGCGCACCAGGGGCGGTGAATACGCTCGCCAGTTGATCCAGACACCGTACGGAAGCGCGTGGATGTATGTCTACCAGCGTCCGGTCGACGGGTTAACGCGGATTGTAAGCGGTAACTGGTTAGACAGAGACCAGTACTGAAAAACGACAACGCCACCGTGAGGTGGCGTTGTTTTTTGTGTCTGGCAGTAAGAATTACTTCTTAGCAGCGCGTTCGAAGGAGGCGATGATTTCTGCTTTCGCCGCTTCTGCGTTGTCCCAGCCGTCAACCTTAACCCATTTACCTTTTTCGAGGTCTTTGTAGTGCTCGAAGAAGTGGGCGATCTGCGCTTTCAGCAGCTCTGGCAGGTCATTCACATCTTTAATGTGATCGTACTCTTTGCTCAGCTTGGTGTGCGGTACCGCAACTAGCTTCGCATCTTCACCCGCTTCGTCAGTCATCTTCAGCACGCCAACAGGACGGCAGCGAATGACGGAGCCTGGCTGCAGTGGGTATGGCGTTGGAACCAGCACGTCAACCGGGTCACCGTCCAGAGACAGGGTGTGGTTGATGTAGCCGTAGTTGCACGGATAGAACATGGCGGTAGACATGAAACGGTCAACGAACAGCGCACCGGTGTCTTTGTCGATTTCGTATTTGATTGGATCTGCGTTGGCCGGGATTTCAATAACAACGTAGATGTCTTCTGGCAGTTCTTTACCCGCTGGGACGTTGAGTAAGCTCATGTCGGTGTCCTTTAAAATGGATGGTAAACAAGTGGCAGGTATTATAGCCAACTCACGCTGAATGTCTCCGCCTCTTTTCGCTTTCTCTCCCCGCAAGCCCCACTTTTCAGACCGTTTCCATGACAGGAAAATCCATAAACTCAGCCGCATTTTTAATGGTGAAATGAAAGCGATTACAAACTTGTGATTAACATTTTATTCACTTTCCTGAAGTGTGATGTAACGCAATTCGTTACATATTTCATTGGCTATAGTCATTTCGCAGAACATCTTTTAACCAACAATAAACACCCCTACGAGGACGTTCATATGTGGAAGCGCTTACTTCTTGTCACAGCAGTTTCGGCAGCCATGTCGTCTATGGCGATGGCCGCTCCCTTAACCGTAGGTTTTTCGCAAGTTGGCTCTGAATCCGGCTGGCGTGCGGCGGAAACCAAC harbors:
- the cysQ gene encoding 3'(2'),5'-bisphosphate nucleotidase CysQ; the encoded protein is MLDKICQLARDAGDAIMQVYDGVKPMEVVSKADDSPVTAADIAAHKVILQGLQALTPDIPVLSEEAPQSWDERQHWQRYWLVDPLDGTKEFIKRNGEFTVNIALIEKGKAVLGVVYAPVMKVMYSAAEGKAWKEECGVRKQIQVRDARPPLVVISRSHSDSELEEYLQQLGEHQTTSIGSSLKFCLVAEGQAQLYPRFGPTNVWDTAAGHAVAAAAGAHVHDWQGKPLDYTPRESFLNPGFRVSLY
- the msrA gene encoding peptide-methionine (S)-S-oxide reductase MsrA, which encodes MSLFDKKHLVSQADALPGRNTPMPMATLHAVNNHSMTNVPDGMEIALFAMGCFWGVERLFWQLPGVYSTAAGYTGGYTPNPTYREVCSGETGHAEAVRVVYDPTVISYEQLLQVFWENHDPAQGMRQGNDHGTQYRSAIYPLTPEQDAAARASLERFQQAMREAGDTREVTTEIATAKPFYYAEDDHQQYLHKNPYGYCGIGGIGVCLPPQLA
- the tamA gene encoding autotransporter assembly complex protein TamA; translation: MTKIRQLCLVSVLLTSGVASAANVRLQVEGLSGTLEKNVRAQLSTIQSDEVTPDRRFRARVDDAIREGLKALGYYEPTIDFDLRPPPKKGRQVLIARVSPGEPVLIGGTNVILRGGARTDRDYLDLLSTRPKIGTVLNHGDYDHFKKELTSVSLRKGYFDSQFNKSQLGIALERRQAFWDIDYDSGERYRFGDVTFEGSQIREEYLQNLVPFKKGDYYQSSDLAELNRRLSATGWFNSVVVAPEFDKSRKTKVLPLHGVVSPRTENTIETGVGYSTDVGPRVKTSWKKPWMNSYGHSLTTSASISAPEQQLDFSYKIPLLKNPLEQYYLVQGGFKRTDLNDTEQDSTTLAVSRFWDLSSGWQRAINLRWSLDHFTQANVTNTTMLLYPGVMISRTRSRGGLMPTWGDSQRYSIDYSNTMWGSDVDFTVVQAQNVWIRTLYDKHRFVMRGNLGWIETGDFERVPPDLRFFAGGDRSIRGYKYKSISPENEKGQLTGASKLATGSLEYQYNVSGKWWGAMFVDGGEAVNDIRRSDFKTGAGVGVRWQSPVGPIKLDFAVPVGDKDEHGLQFYIGLGPEL
- a CDS encoding DUF1107 domain-containing protein: MKIFQRYNPLQVAKYVKILFRGRLYIKDVGAFEFDKGKILVPKVKDKQHLSVMSEVNRQVMRLQTEMA
- a CDS encoding hemolysin family protein, with protein sequence MLNSILVILCLIAVSAFFSISEISLAASRKIKLKLLADEGNINATRILKMQENPGMFFTVVQIGLNAVAILGGIVGDAAFSPAFYSLFVKYMSAELAEQLSFILSFSLVTGLFILFADLTPKRIGMIAPEAVALRIINPMRFCLYVFRPLVWFFNGLANVIFRIFKLPMVRKDDITSDDIYAVVEAGALAGVLRKQEHELIENVFELESRTVPSSMTGRENIIWFDLHEDEQSLKNKVAQHPHSKFLVCNEDIDHIIGYVDSKDLLNRVLANQSLALNSGVQIRNTLIVPDTLTLSEALESFKTAGEDFAVIMNEYALVVGIITLNDVMTTLMGDLVGQGLEEQIVQRDDNSWLIDGGTPIEDVMRVLDIDEFPQSGNYETIGGFMMFMLRKIPKRTDSVKFSGYKFEVVDIDNYRIDQLLVTRIDNKPTVLVPKLPDAEEKVSA
- a CDS encoding YtfJ family protein, with product MTLRNILAAACLLLPLWASAHSIEKGQRVPPVGIADRGELILDNDKFSYKAWNSAQLAGKVRVVQHIAGRTSAKEKNASLVEAIKAAKFPHDRYQTTTIVNTDDAIPGSGMFVRSSLESNKKLYPWSQFIVDSNGVTRKAWQLEEESSAIVVLDKDGRVQWVKDGALTQEEVQQVVALLHKLLAQ
- a CDS encoding bifunctional 2',3'-cyclic-nucleotide 2'-phosphodiesterase/3'-nucleotidase; translation: MIKFSATLLATLIAASVQAATVDLRILETTDLHSNMMDFDYYKDTPTEKFGLVRTASLINAARGEVKNSVLVDNGDLIQGSPLGDYMAAKGLKKGEIHPVYKAMNTLDYAVGNLGNHEFNYGLKYLHDALAGAKFPYVNANIIDVKTQKPLFTPYLIKESEVVDRDGKKQTLKIGYIGFVPPQIMTWDKANLDGKVTVNDITETARKYVPEMRAKGADLVVIVAHSGLSADPYQAMAENSVYYLSEVPGVDAILFGHAHAVFPGKDFASIKGADIEKGTLNGVPSVMPGMWGDHLGVVDLVLNNDSGSWKVTQSKAEARPIYDAAAKKSLAAEDKKLVDVLKHDHDATREFVSKPIGKSADNMYSFLALVQDDPTVQVVNMAQKAYAEHFVQGDPDLAKLPVLSAAAPFKVGGRKNDPASYVEVEKGQLTFRNAADLYLYPNTLVVVKATGKEVKEWLECSAGQFNQIDPKSSKPQPLINWDGFRTYNFDVIDGVNYQIDVTQPAKYDGECQAINPQAERIKNLTFNGKAIDPNATFLVVTNNYRAYGGKFAGTGDSHIAFASPDENRSVLAAWIGAESKKAGEIHPAVDNNWRLAPIHSDAKLDIRFETSPSDKAAAFIKDKAQYPMKKVATDDIGFAIYQVDLSR